One Mycobacterium kubicae genomic window carries:
- a CDS encoding PHP domain-containing protein → MDPVIALRQIAYYRDRKRDDPRRVMAYRNAADIIEKLDEATRERHGQANSWQTLPGIGPKTAKVIDQAWSGREPDLLVELRSAAQDLGGGDLRAALRGDLHLHSNWSDGSAPIEEMMATAAALGHEYCALTDHSPRLTIANGLSPERLRKQLDVIDELREQFAPMRILTGIEVDILDDGSLDQEPELLERLDIVVASVHSKLSMDAAAMTRRMVRAVSNEHTNVLGHCTGRLVAGNRGIRPESKFDAEAVFTACRDHGTAVEINSRPERRDPPTRLLHLARDLGCVFSIDTDAHAPGQLDFLGYGAQRALDAEIDAERIVNTWPVEELLDWSVR, encoded by the coding sequence ATGGACCCGGTGATCGCGCTGCGCCAGATCGCCTATTACCGGGACCGCAAGAGGGATGATCCCCGTCGCGTCATGGCCTATCGCAACGCCGCCGACATCATCGAAAAGCTCGACGAGGCCACCCGGGAACGGCACGGGCAGGCCAACAGCTGGCAGACGCTGCCGGGCATCGGCCCGAAAACGGCCAAGGTGATCGACCAGGCGTGGTCCGGGCGGGAGCCCGACCTACTCGTCGAATTGCGTTCTGCCGCGCAAGATCTGGGCGGCGGAGATCTCCGCGCCGCGCTGCGCGGCGACCTGCATCTGCATTCGAACTGGTCGGACGGATCGGCGCCCATCGAGGAGATGATGGCGACCGCGGCGGCTCTGGGGCATGAGTACTGCGCGCTGACCGACCACTCGCCGCGGCTGACCATCGCCAACGGGCTCTCACCCGAACGCCTGCGCAAACAGCTCGACGTGATCGACGAACTGCGCGAGCAGTTCGCCCCGATGCGCATCCTGACCGGGATCGAGGTCGACATCCTTGATGACGGCAGCCTGGATCAGGAGCCCGAGTTGCTGGAGCGGCTGGACATCGTGGTGGCCAGCGTGCACTCCAAGCTGTCGATGGACGCCGCGGCGATGACGCGCCGCATGGTGCGCGCGGTGTCCAACGAACACACCAATGTGCTGGGCCACTGCACCGGCCGGCTGGTTGCGGGCAACCGCGGGATTCGGCCCGAGTCGAAATTCGACGCCGAGGCGGTATTCACCGCGTGTCGCGACCACGGCACCGCGGTCGAGATCAACTCGCGCCCGGAGCGACGAGATCCGCCCACCCGCCTGTTGCACCTGGCGCGCGACCTCGGCTGTGTGTTCAGCATCGACACCGACGCGCACGCGCCCGGCCAGTTGGACTTCCTGGGTTATGGCGCGCAGCGGGCGCTGGACGCGGAGATCGACGCCGAGCGCATCGTGAACACCTGGCCCGTGGAAGAGCTGCTGGACTGGTCAGTCCGGTAG
- a CDS encoding glutamate synthase subunit beta: protein MADPSGFLKYTHRELPSRRPVPLRLRDWNEVYEDFSEGAVREQATRCMDCGIPFCHNGCPLGNLIPEWNDLVRNGRWRDAIERLHATNNFPDFTGRLCPAPCEPACVLGINQDPVTIKQIELEIIDRAFEEGFVKPLPPEELTGKKVAIVGSGPAGLAAAQQLTRAGHHVTVFERDDRIGGLLRYGIPEFKMEKRVLDRRLEQMRAEGTEFRTGVNVGVDITVEQLRADFDAVVLAGGATAARDLPVPGRDLDGIHQAMEYLPWANRVQEGDDVLGPDGEPPITARGKKVIIIGGGDTGADCLGTAHRQGAASIHQFEIMPRPPETRAASTPWPTYPLMYRVSSAHEEGGERVFSVNTEEFLGQDGRVCALKAHEVRMQDGKFVKVEGSDFELEADLVLLAMGFVGPEKPGLLTDLEVKLTERGNVARGDDFDTSVPGVFVAGDMGRGQSLIVWAIAEGRAAAQGVDRYLMGVSALPAPIKPTAAPLQ, encoded by the coding sequence ATGGCTGATCCGAGCGGCTTCCTGAAATACACCCACCGGGAGTTGCCGTCGCGTCGGCCGGTGCCGTTGCGACTGCGCGACTGGAACGAGGTCTACGAGGACTTCAGCGAAGGGGCGGTGCGCGAGCAGGCCACCCGTTGCATGGATTGCGGTATTCCGTTCTGCCACAACGGCTGTCCGCTGGGCAACTTGATCCCGGAGTGGAACGACCTGGTGCGCAACGGTCGGTGGCGCGATGCGATCGAACGGCTGCACGCCACCAACAACTTCCCTGACTTCACCGGGCGGTTGTGTCCGGCGCCGTGCGAGCCGGCGTGCGTGCTGGGCATCAACCAAGATCCCGTGACGATCAAGCAGATCGAGCTCGAGATCATCGACCGCGCCTTCGAGGAAGGCTTCGTCAAGCCGCTGCCGCCCGAGGAGTTGACCGGGAAGAAGGTCGCCATCGTGGGTTCGGGCCCGGCCGGGCTGGCCGCGGCGCAGCAGCTCACCCGCGCCGGTCACCACGTGACCGTCTTCGAGCGCGACGACCGCATCGGTGGCCTACTGCGGTACGGCATTCCCGAGTTCAAGATGGAAAAGCGGGTCCTGGACCGGCGGTTGGAGCAGATGCGGGCCGAAGGCACCGAGTTCCGCACGGGCGTCAACGTCGGGGTGGACATCACCGTCGAACAGTTGCGCGCCGACTTCGACGCGGTGGTGCTGGCCGGCGGTGCGACCGCCGCCCGCGACCTCCCGGTCCCCGGGCGGGATCTGGACGGCATCCACCAGGCGATGGAGTACCTGCCCTGGGCCAACCGGGTCCAGGAAGGCGATGACGTGCTGGGGCCCGACGGCGAGCCGCCGATCACCGCCCGCGGCAAGAAGGTCATCATCATCGGCGGTGGTGACACCGGCGCTGACTGCCTCGGTACCGCGCACCGCCAGGGCGCGGCAAGCATCCACCAGTTCGAGATCATGCCCCGCCCGCCCGAGACCCGCGCGGCGTCCACCCCCTGGCCGACCTACCCGCTGATGTACCGGGTGTCGTCGGCACACGAAGAGGGCGGCGAGCGCGTCTTCTCGGTCAACACCGAGGAGTTCCTCGGCCAGGACGGCCGCGTCTGCGCCCTCAAGGCGCACGAAGTGCGCATGCAAGACGGCAAGTTCGTCAAGGTCGAAGGATCGGACTTCGAACTGGAGGCCGACTTGGTTTTGCTGGCGATGGGATTCGTCGGACCGGAGAAGCCCGGGCTGCTGACCGACCTCGAAGTGAAGCTGACCGAGCGCGGCAACGTGGCTCGCGGCGACGACTTCGACACCTCGGTTCCCGGCGTTTTCGTTGCCGGCGACATGGGTCGCGGCCAGTCGTTGATCGTTTGGGCGATTGCTGAAGGCAGGGCCGCGGCCCAGGGTGTGGACCGGTACCTGATGGGGGTCAGCGCACTCCCGGCGCCGATCAAGCCCACCGCCGCTCCGCTCCAGTAG
- the dinB gene encoding DNA polymerase IV has protein sequence MFVRCEASILHADLDSFYASVEQRDDPTLRGRPVIVGGGVVLAASYEAKAYGVRTAMGGAQALRLCPHAVVVPPRMSAYSRASDAVFEVFRHCTPLVEPVSVDEAFLDVSGLRRVSGTPVQIAAQLRAEVRELVGLPITVGVARTKFLAKVASQEAKPDGLLLVPPDQELAFLHPLPVRRLWGVGAKTAEKLQAHGVRTVADVAELGESTLASMVGGAMGRQLYALSRNIDRRRVVTGVRRRSVGAQRALGRRGNTMSPAELDAVVITLIDRITTRMRAAGRTGRTVVLRLRFDDFTRATRSHTLPQATSATQPILAAARRLLAAAQPDIAQRGLTLVGFAVSGIDRSGAQQLMLPFDGESPAIDAAVDRIRHRYGKAAVTRAVLVGRDPGLEMPHLPD, from the coding sequence ATGTTCGTGCGGTGCGAGGCGTCCATCCTGCACGCGGATCTGGACTCGTTCTACGCCTCCGTCGAGCAACGGGATGACCCGACGTTGCGGGGCCGGCCGGTGATCGTCGGGGGCGGCGTCGTGCTGGCGGCCAGCTACGAGGCCAAGGCGTACGGCGTGCGAACCGCGATGGGCGGCGCCCAGGCTCTGCGGCTGTGTCCGCACGCGGTCGTGGTGCCGCCGCGGATGAGCGCTTACTCGCGCGCCAGTGATGCCGTCTTCGAGGTGTTCCGGCACTGCACCCCACTCGTCGAGCCGGTCTCGGTGGACGAGGCGTTTCTCGATGTCAGCGGCTTACGCCGGGTGTCGGGCACACCGGTGCAGATCGCGGCACAATTGCGCGCCGAGGTGCGCGAGCTGGTGGGATTGCCGATCACCGTCGGCGTGGCCCGCACCAAGTTCCTGGCCAAAGTGGCCAGCCAGGAAGCCAAACCCGACGGGCTGCTGCTGGTCCCACCCGACCAGGAACTGGCCTTCCTGCATCCGCTGCCGGTGCGCCGGTTGTGGGGGGTGGGCGCCAAGACCGCCGAGAAGCTGCAAGCCCATGGCGTGCGGACGGTTGCCGACGTCGCCGAACTCGGCGAATCGACGCTAGCGTCCATGGTCGGCGGTGCCATGGGCCGCCAACTGTATGCCCTGTCCCGCAACATCGATCGGCGCCGGGTCGTCACCGGGGTGCGTCGGCGCTCGGTGGGCGCCCAGCGCGCGCTCGGGCGCCGCGGCAACACCATGTCACCGGCCGAACTCGACGCGGTGGTGATCACGCTAATCGACCGCATCACCACCCGGATGCGCGCGGCCGGTCGCACCGGCCGCACCGTGGTGTTGCGGTTGCGGTTCGACGACTTCACCCGCGCGACCCGCTCGCACACGCTGCCGCAGGCCACCTCCGCGACGCAGCCCATCCTCGCCGCGGCGCGCCGACTACTCGCCGCCGCCCAGCCCGACATCGCGCAGCGCGGTTTGACTCTGGTCGGATTCGCGGTTTCGGGCATCGACCGCAGCGGCGCCCAGCAGCTGATGCTCCCGTTCGACGGGGAATCCCCGGCGATCGACGCGGCGGTGGACCGGATCCGGCATCGCTACGGCAAGGCCGCGGTCACCCGCGCGGTATTGGTCGGGCGCGACCCGGGTTTGGAGATGCCACACCTACCGGACTGA
- the rraA gene encoding ribonuclease E activity regulator RraA — translation MTVSFRATADLVDDIGPDVRSCDLQFRQFGGHTEFAGPVTTVRCFQDNALLKSVLSEPGDGGVLVIDGDGSLHTALVGDVIAELARSNGWAGLVVNGAVRDAAALRGIDIGIKALGTNPRKSTKTGAGERDVELTLGGVTFASGDIAYSDDDGIVVVSSGS, via the coding sequence ATGACCGTGTCCTTCCGGGCCACCGCCGATCTGGTCGACGACATCGGGCCCGATGTACGCAGCTGTGATCTCCAGTTCCGCCAATTCGGCGGTCATACCGAGTTCGCCGGCCCCGTCACCACGGTGCGGTGTTTCCAAGACAACGCACTGCTCAAGTCGGTGCTCTCCGAGCCGGGCGATGGCGGTGTGCTGGTGATCGACGGCGACGGCTCGCTGCACACCGCCCTGGTCGGGGATGTCATCGCCGAACTGGCCCGCTCCAACGGCTGGGCCGGGCTCGTCGTCAACGGAGCGGTGCGCGACGCCGCCGCGCTACGCGGCATCGACATCGGTATCAAGGCGCTGGGGACCAATCCCCGCAAGAGCACCAAGACCGGCGCCGGTGAACGCGACGTGGAACTGACCTTGGGCGGCGTCACCTTCGCCTCGGGCGACATTGCCTACAGCGACGACGACGGCATCGTGGTCGTCAGTTCCGGCAGCTAG
- a CDS encoding LLM class F420-dependent oxidoreductase has protein sequence MRFAFKTSPQDTTWADMLAVWTAADDIDVFESGWTFDHFYPIFSDSAGPCLEGWTTLTALAQATTRLRLGTLVTGIHYRHPAVLANMAAALDVISNGRLELGIGAGWNEEESGAYGIELGTIKERFDRFEEACEVITSLLSKETTTFDGKFYQLKDARNEPKGPQRPHPPICIGGNGEKRTLRITARYAQHWNFVGGTPEEFARKRDVLASHCADIGRDPKEIMLSAHLRLDNDRNFGQVIEQAAGLAAEGLDLGIVYITPPHDPKVLEPLAEAIRDSGLLAS, from the coding sequence ATGCGATTCGCTTTCAAGACCTCACCCCAAGACACCACCTGGGCGGACATGCTGGCCGTCTGGACCGCGGCCGACGACATCGACGTCTTCGAATCCGGGTGGACCTTCGATCACTTCTATCCCATCTTCAGCGACTCCGCCGGCCCCTGCCTGGAGGGCTGGACGACACTGACCGCGCTGGCCCAGGCGACCACCCGGCTCCGGCTGGGCACGCTCGTCACCGGCATCCACTACCGCCATCCCGCGGTATTGGCCAACATGGCCGCCGCCCTGGACGTCATCTCCAACGGACGGCTGGAACTGGGCATCGGCGCCGGCTGGAACGAGGAGGAGTCGGGCGCCTACGGCATCGAATTGGGCACCATCAAGGAGCGCTTCGACCGGTTCGAGGAGGCGTGCGAGGTGATCACCAGCCTGCTCAGCAAGGAGACCACCACGTTCGACGGCAAGTTCTATCAGCTCAAGGACGCGCGCAACGAGCCGAAGGGACCACAGCGGCCGCACCCGCCCATCTGTATCGGCGGTAACGGAGAAAAGCGCACGCTACGGATCACCGCGCGCTACGCCCAGCACTGGAATTTCGTCGGCGGCACGCCCGAAGAGTTCGCCCGCAAGCGCGACGTCCTGGCCTCCCACTGCGCCGATATCGGGCGCGACCCGAAAGAGATCATGTTGTCGGCTCATCTCCGGCTGGACAACGACCGCAACTTCGGCCAAGTCATCGAGCAGGCGGCCGGGCTGGCGGCCGAAGGACTCGACTTGGGGATCGTCTACATCACGCCGCCCCACGACCCCAAGGTGCTGGAACCGCTTGCCGAGGCGATCCGGGATTCCGGCTTGCTCGCCTCCTAG
- a CDS encoding nucleoid-structuring protein H-NS, which yields MADPQDRPEGESDVTPTPPAKKQPAKKAAKAPAKKAPAKKAPAKKAPAKKAPEKVPVEQAPADNAPAETSESAPPTLADEILGVQHRAETNGQLAAAAKDAAAQAKSTVDHANDPLPRDASPSSALQSPVPLVVALALSLLAILLVRQLRRG from the coding sequence ATGGCAGACCCGCAAGATCGACCCGAGGGCGAATCGGACGTGACCCCGACACCGCCAGCCAAGAAGCAACCCGCCAAGAAGGCCGCCAAAGCGCCCGCCAAGAAGGCCCCCGCGAAGAAAGCGCCCGCCAAGAAGGCCCCCGCCAAGAAAGCGCCCGAGAAAGTACCTGTTGAGCAGGCGCCGGCTGACAACGCGCCCGCCGAAACCTCCGAGTCGGCGCCGCCGACGCTGGCCGACGAGATCCTCGGCGTGCAGCATCGCGCCGAGACCAACGGTCAATTGGCCGCTGCCGCCAAAGATGCTGCCGCTCAAGCCAAGTCAACAGTTGACCACGCCAACGATCCCCTGCCCCGGGACGCGTCGCCGTCGTCCGCGCTGCAGTCGCCGGTGCCACTGGTGGTTGCGCTCGCACTGAGCCTGCTGGCCATCCTGCTGGTGCGGCAGCTGCGCCGCGGCTGA
- the gltB gene encoding glutamate synthase large subunit, giving the protein MTPKRVGLYNPAFEHDACGVAMVVDMHGRRSRDIVDKAITALLNLEHRGAQGAEPRSGDGAGILIQVPDQFLREVVDFELPAPGSYATGIAFLPQSSKDAAAACAAVEKIAESEGLQVLGWRHVPTDDSSLGALSRDAMPTFRQVFMAGASGMSLERRAYIVRKRAEHELGTKGPGQDGPGRETVYFPSLSGQTFVYKGMLTTPQLKAFYLDLQDDRLTSALGIVHSRFSTNTFPSWPLAHPFRRIAHNGEINTVTGNENWMRAREALIKTDVFGSTDDVEKLFPICTPGASDTARFDEVVELLHLGGRSLAHAVLMMIPEAWERNESMDPARRAFYQYHASLMEPWDGPASITFTDGTIVGAVLDRNGLRPSRIWVTEDGLVVMASEAGVLDLDPSTVVKRMRLQPGRMFLVDTTQGRIVADEEIKAELAAEHPYQEWLDKGLVPIEKLPESKQVRMSHDRLVMRQLAFGYTYEELNLLVAPMARTGAEPIGSMGTDTPVAVLSRRPRMLFDYFQQLFAQVTNPPLDAIREEVVTSLQGTTGGERDLLTPTEESCHQIVLQQPILSNYELAKLINLDPDDEVNGRPHGMCSKVIHCLYPVAEGGTGLAEALTDIRAQASAAIADGARLIILSDRDSNEQLAPIPSLLAVAAVHHHLVRDRTRTHVGLVVESGDAREVHHMAMLVGCGAAAVNPYLAFESIEDMLDRGVFDGVDRETALKNYVKAAGKGVLKVMSKMGISTLASYTGAQLFQAVGVSEEVLDEYFTGMSCPVGGITLDDIAADVATRHKLAYLERPDERAHRELEVGGEYQWRREGEYHLFNPETVFKLQHSTRTGQYKIFKDYTRLIDDQSERMASLRGLLKFRAGVRPPVPLDEVEPASEIVKRFSTGAMSYGSISAEAHETLAIAMNRLGGRSNSGEGGEDVKRFERDPNGDWRRSAIKQVASARFGVTSHYLTNCTDIQIKMAQGAKPGEGGQLPGHKVYPWVAEVRHSTPGVGLISPPPHHDIYSIEDLAQLIHDLKNANPSARVHVKLVSENGVGTVAAGVSKAHADVVLISGHDGGTGATPLTSMKHAGAPWELGLAETQQTLLLNGLRDRIVVQVDGQLKTGRDVMIGALLGAEEFGFSTAPLVVSGCIMMRVCHLDTCPVGVATQNPVLRERFAGKPEFVENFFMFIAEEVREYMAQLGFRTFNEAVGQVGALDTTLARAHWKAHRLDLTPVLHEPESAFMNQDLYCSSRQDHGLDKALDQQLIVMSREALDSQKPVRFSTTISNVNRTVGTMLGHEVTKAYGGQGLPDGTIDITFDGSAGNSFGAFVPKGITLRIYGDANDYVGKGLSGGRIVVRPSDNAPTDYVAEDNIIGGNVILFGATSGEVYLRGVVGERFAVRNSGAHAVVEGVGDHGCEYMTGGRVVILGSTGRNFAAGMSGGVAYVYDPDGALPANLNPEMVELESIDEDDVDFLHGIIQAHVDATDSAVGQRILADWAAQHRHFAKVMPRDYKRVLQAIAEAERDGVDVDKAIMAASHG; this is encoded by the coding sequence ATGACGCCCAAGCGCGTCGGGCTGTACAACCCCGCATTCGAACACGATGCGTGCGGGGTGGCCATGGTCGTGGATATGCACGGCCGGCGAAGCCGCGACATCGTGGACAAGGCGATCACCGCGCTGCTCAACCTGGAACATCGCGGTGCTCAGGGCGCCGAACCGCGCAGCGGTGACGGTGCGGGCATCCTGATTCAGGTCCCCGACCAATTCCTGCGGGAGGTCGTCGATTTCGAGTTGCCCGCCCCGGGCAGCTACGCCACGGGTATCGCCTTCCTGCCGCAGTCGTCCAAGGACGCCGCCGCGGCGTGCGCGGCCGTCGAGAAGATCGCCGAATCCGAAGGGCTGCAGGTACTGGGCTGGCGGCACGTGCCGACCGACGATTCGTCGCTGGGCGCGTTGTCCCGCGACGCCATGCCCACCTTCCGCCAGGTGTTCATGGCGGGCGCCTCCGGCATGAGCCTGGAGCGCCGCGCCTACATCGTGCGCAAGCGCGCCGAACACGAACTCGGCACCAAGGGCCCCGGTCAGGACGGACCCGGCCGCGAGACGGTGTACTTCCCGAGCCTGTCCGGGCAGACCTTCGTCTACAAGGGCATGCTGACCACCCCGCAGCTCAAGGCTTTCTACCTGGACCTGCAAGACGACCGGCTGACCAGCGCGCTGGGCATCGTGCACTCGCGGTTCTCCACCAACACCTTCCCGTCGTGGCCGCTGGCGCATCCGTTCCGGCGCATCGCCCACAACGGCGAGATCAACACCGTCACCGGCAACGAGAACTGGATGCGGGCACGTGAAGCGTTGATCAAGACCGACGTGTTCGGGTCGACGGACGACGTGGAGAAGCTGTTCCCGATCTGCACTCCGGGCGCGTCGGATACCGCGCGGTTCGACGAGGTCGTCGAATTGCTTCACCTCGGTGGCCGCAGCCTGGCCCACGCGGTGCTGATGATGATCCCCGAGGCGTGGGAACGCAATGAATCGATGGACCCCGCCCGGCGCGCGTTCTACCAGTACCACGCTTCTTTGATGGAGCCCTGGGACGGACCGGCGTCGATCACGTTCACCGACGGCACCATCGTCGGCGCTGTGCTGGACCGCAACGGCTTACGGCCGTCGCGGATCTGGGTCACCGAAGACGGCTTGGTGGTGATGGCGTCCGAAGCCGGCGTGCTGGACCTCGACCCGTCCACGGTGGTCAAGCGGATGCGGCTGCAGCCCGGCCGGATGTTTCTGGTGGACACCACCCAGGGCCGCATCGTCGCCGACGAGGAGATCAAGGCGGAACTGGCTGCCGAGCACCCCTACCAGGAGTGGCTCGACAAGGGCTTGGTGCCGATCGAGAAACTGCCCGAAAGCAAGCAAGTCCGGATGTCGCACGACCGACTTGTCATGCGGCAGTTGGCCTTTGGCTACACCTACGAAGAGCTCAACCTGCTGGTTGCGCCGATGGCCCGCACCGGCGCCGAGCCGATCGGCTCGATGGGCACCGACACCCCCGTCGCGGTGCTGTCGCGGCGTCCCCGGATGCTCTTCGACTACTTCCAGCAGTTGTTCGCTCAGGTGACCAACCCGCCGCTGGACGCCATCCGGGAAGAGGTGGTGACCAGCTTGCAGGGCACCACCGGTGGTGAGCGCGACCTGCTCACCCCGACGGAGGAATCCTGTCACCAGATCGTGCTGCAGCAGCCGATCCTGAGTAACTACGAGCTGGCCAAGCTGATCAACCTCGACCCTGACGACGAGGTCAACGGGCGCCCGCATGGCATGTGCTCCAAGGTCATTCACTGTCTCTACCCGGTCGCCGAAGGCGGCACCGGGTTGGCCGAGGCGCTGACCGATATTCGTGCGCAGGCCTCGGCGGCCATTGCCGACGGCGCGCGGCTGATCATCCTGTCCGACCGCGACTCCAACGAGCAACTGGCGCCCATCCCGTCGTTGCTTGCCGTCGCGGCGGTGCACCACCACCTGGTGCGCGACCGGACCCGCACCCATGTCGGGCTGGTGGTCGAATCCGGTGACGCCCGCGAGGTGCACCACATGGCGATGCTGGTCGGCTGCGGAGCCGCCGCGGTCAACCCGTACCTGGCCTTCGAGTCCATCGAGGACATGCTCGACCGGGGCGTCTTCGACGGCGTGGACCGCGAGACCGCGCTGAAGAATTACGTCAAAGCCGCCGGCAAGGGCGTGCTGAAAGTCATGTCCAAGATGGGCATTTCGACGCTGGCCTCCTACACCGGCGCGCAGCTGTTCCAGGCGGTCGGCGTGTCCGAGGAGGTGCTCGACGAGTACTTCACCGGCATGAGCTGCCCGGTCGGCGGCATCACACTGGACGACATCGCCGCCGACGTCGCTACCCGCCACAAGTTGGCCTACCTGGAGCGGCCCGACGAGCGTGCGCACCGCGAACTCGAGGTGGGCGGTGAGTACCAGTGGCGCCGCGAGGGCGAGTACCACTTGTTCAACCCCGAGACGGTGTTCAAGCTGCAGCACTCCACCCGCACCGGGCAGTACAAGATCTTCAAGGACTACACCCGTCTGATCGACGACCAGAGCGAGCGGATGGCCTCGCTGCGCGGATTGCTGAAATTCCGTGCCGGCGTACGCCCCCCGGTTCCGCTGGACGAGGTCGAACCGGCCAGCGAGATCGTCAAGCGCTTCTCGACGGGGGCGATGAGCTACGGCTCGATCTCCGCCGAAGCCCACGAAACACTCGCCATCGCCATGAACCGGCTGGGCGGCCGCTCCAACAGCGGTGAAGGCGGCGAGGACGTCAAACGCTTCGAACGCGACCCCAACGGGGACTGGCGCCGCAGCGCGATCAAGCAGGTGGCCTCGGCCCGGTTCGGCGTCACCTCGCACTACCTGACCAACTGCACCGACATCCAGATCAAGATGGCCCAAGGGGCGAAACCCGGTGAGGGCGGCCAGCTTCCGGGGCACAAGGTGTACCCGTGGGTGGCCGAGGTCCGGCACTCCACGCCCGGGGTGGGGCTGATCTCGCCGCCGCCGCACCACGACATCTACTCCATCGAGGACCTGGCTCAGCTGATCCACGACCTGAAGAACGCCAACCCGTCCGCGCGGGTGCACGTCAAGCTGGTCTCGGAGAACGGCGTCGGCACCGTCGCAGCGGGCGTGTCGAAGGCACACGCCGATGTCGTCCTGATCTCCGGACACGACGGCGGCACCGGCGCGACGCCGCTGACGTCGATGAAGCACGCCGGCGCGCCCTGGGAGCTGGGACTGGCCGAGACGCAGCAGACGTTGCTGCTCAACGGTTTACGCGACCGGATCGTGGTCCAGGTGGACGGCCAGCTCAAGACCGGCCGCGACGTGATGATCGGAGCCTTGCTCGGTGCCGAGGAGTTCGGCTTCTCCACCGCGCCGCTGGTGGTGTCGGGCTGCATCATGATGCGGGTCTGCCACCTCGACACCTGCCCGGTGGGCGTGGCCACCCAGAACCCGGTGCTGCGCGAGCGATTCGCCGGCAAGCCCGAGTTCGTGGAGAACTTCTTCATGTTCATCGCCGAAGAGGTCCGCGAGTACATGGCGCAGTTGGGTTTCCGTACCTTCAACGAAGCCGTCGGGCAGGTCGGTGCACTGGACACCACGCTGGCCCGCGCGCACTGGAAGGCCCACCGGCTGGACCTGACACCGGTTCTGCACGAGCCGGAGTCGGCGTTCATGAACCAGGACCTGTATTGCAGCTCGCGTCAGGACCACGGTCTGGACAAGGCGCTCGACCAGCAGCTGATCGTCATGAGCAGGGAGGCGCTGGATTCGCAGAAACCGGTCCGCTTCTCGACCACCATCAGCAACGTCAACCGCACGGTCGGCACCATGCTGGGCCACGAGGTCACCAAAGCCTATGGGGGCCAAGGCCTGCCGGACGGCACCATCGACATCACGTTCGACGGATCGGCCGGCAACAGCTTCGGCGCCTTCGTGCCCAAAGGCATCACCTTGCGGATCTACGGTGACGCCAACGACTACGTCGGCAAGGGCCTGTCGGGCGGACGCATCGTGGTGCGGCCGTCGGACAATGCACCGACTGACTACGTGGCCGAAGACAACATCATCGGCGGCAACGTCATCCTGTTCGGCGCCACCAGCGGAGAGGTTTACCTGCGCGGTGTCGTCGGTGAACGCTTCGCCGTCCGCAACTCCGGCGCGCATGCGGTGGTCGAGGGCGTGGGTGACCACGGCTGCGAGTACATGACCGGCGGCCGGGTGGTCATCCTCGGCAGCACCGGCCGCAACTTCGCCGCCGGCATGTCGGGTGGGGTGGCCTACGTATACGACCCGGACGGCGCACTGCCCGCCAACCTCAATCCCGAAATGGTCGAGCTGGAGAGCATCGACGAAGACGACGTCGACTTCCTGCACGGCATCATTCAGGCCCACGTCGACGCTACCGATTCGGCTGTGGGACAGCGGATCCTGGCTGACTGGGCCGCGCAACACCGGCACTTTGCCAAGGTGATGCCGCGCGACTACAAGCGGGTGCTGCAGGCCATCGCCGAAGCCGAACGCGACGGTGTAGATGTGGACAAAGCGATCATGGCGGCATCACATGGCTGA